From the genome of Aliarcobacter lanthieri:
AAAAAGTATTGAAACTATGAAAAGTGATATGGAAAAAATAGAGTGGAAGTTTGAAGAAGGTTTAAAAGAATCTTTAAGACAAATAGATGAGCAAACTTCAAATATAGTAAAAGATTTGAGTATCTTTAAAGATTTATCAAAGTAGTACATTATGTATAAAAAAGAAAAAAATCAAGAAGAAAACTTTTGGATATCTTATGCTGATTTGATGGCTGGTTTACTTTTTGTATTTATTCTAGTAATTGCTTCAATAGTTATTAAATATATCTATACTCAACATAGTCTTGAAGATAGTGAAGATGCTAAATCAAAACTATTTTATGAATTAGCAAAAGCTAAGAATCTTTATCAAGAGAGTCAATCAAAACTGGATGATGCAAATAAAAGAATAATTTTAAGTTCAAATGAGATAGAAAAATTGAAATCACTATTACTTGAATATGAGTTAACAATAAAAGATGAAAAAGATAAAAATGAGAATTTAAATTTAGCTCTAGGTGATAGTACAAATCAAATTAGTTTAAAAGATGAAGAACTAAAACTTTTAGCAGATAAACTTTTAGTTCAAACTCAAATCCATCAAAAAATGGTAGAAGATTTTGATATAGCAAAATTAAAAATCAAAACTTTAACAGGAATAAAATTAAATGTTATAGCGAAACTAAAAGAAAAACTTGGCAACTCTATCAATGTTGATGAAAAAAGTGGAGCTATAAAGTTTTCTTCAAATATTTTATTTGATCAAAATTCTTATGTTTTAAAAGAGGAATCAAAAAAAGAATTAAGTACAGTTTTAAAAAATTACCTATCAGTTTTATTTGAAGATAAAGATATATCAAAATATATAGAAAATATTACTATTGAAGGTCATACAAATAGTGATGGTACATATCTATCAAATCTTTTATTATCTCAACAAAGAGCAATGAGTGTTATGCAGTTTTTATATGAATCAAATATTGTAGATAAAAAACTTTTAAGCACTTTTGTAAACTCTAGTGGAAGAAGTTCAGCTGATTTGATTTTAGATAAAAATAACGTTGAAGATAAAGATGCATCAAGAAGAATAGAGATTAAATTTACTATTAAAAATGAAGAAGCTATAAAAGAGATACAAAACTATTTGGATAAACAAAATGAGAATAAATAGTAGAAAACCTTTATATGAGCCTAAGAATCTTCAAGATTTATCAAAACAGATAAAAGAAAAAGTAGTGGAAAAACAACTAAATATCTTTCAAAAGATATTTAGGTTTTTATTTAAAAAGAAGAGTTAAATTATTTTAAAAACTCTTCTATATTTTTTGCTACCATTTGAACAAGCCTAGTTCTAGCTTCTATACTTGCCCAACCAATATGTGGAGTTAAGACTAATCTCTCTTTATTTTTTACTTTTAGAAGAGGATTTGATTCTAGTATTGGTTCTTTACTTACAACATCAATTCCACAAAAAATTTCTTTTTCATCTATAATTTTTGCTAAATCTGTTTCATTTATAATTCCACCACGTCCTAGATTTAGTAAAATTGCACCATTTTTTAAATTTTTCATATTTTCATAATTTAAAAGGTTTGCTGTTTGTTCATTTAATGGAGCATGAATAGAGATAATATCACTTGTTTTAAGAAGTTCATCTAAACTTACACTTTT
Proteins encoded in this window:
- a CDS encoding OmpA family protein, with product MYKKEKNQEENFWISYADLMAGLLFVFILVIASIVIKYIYTQHSLEDSEDAKSKLFYELAKAKNLYQESQSKLDDANKRIILSSNEIEKLKSLLLEYELTIKDEKDKNENLNLALGDSTNQISLKDEELKLLADKLLVQTQIHQKMVEDFDIAKLKIKTLTGIKLNVIAKLKEKLGNSINVDEKSGAIKFSSNILFDQNSYVLKEESKKELSTVLKNYLSVLFEDKDISKYIENITIEGHTNSDGTYLSNLLLSQQRAMSVMQFLYESNIVDKKLLSTFVNSSGRSSADLILDKNNVEDKDASRRIEIKFTIKNEEAIKEIQNYLDKQNENK